From the genome of Perca fluviatilis chromosome 1, GENO_Pfluv_1.0, whole genome shotgun sequence, one region includes:
- the cfap52 gene encoding cilia- and flagella-associated protein 52: MALETQGVPQLELEAVIGFNGHVFSGLRVHPDREHLIYPLGCTVILKRIKDDKQEFLHGHTNNVSCVSVSKSGIYIASGQVNFMGFQAMVIIWDYAQRTIYAQLLLHKAKVEALAFSPNDKYLVSLGGQDDGSIVVWDIETKQAICGSPASPHSAGHCLTVQYSNTNDNIFVSAGSGTLRVWELDLPNRKIRPTECQTGKLKRIVKCIEIPEDDKFIFCGTTSGDIMKINLKTGLLSDYGPVKAKYSLGVSVIRILKSGDLLVGSGSGTFTLCSRTNFKTLKKVQLEKGVTSIAIRGEGQQFFVGTEAAQMYRFSYENFKSELISTSHNSAVKDVAISFGTSELFATCSEEDIRLWHIDKPKELLRITVPNMTCNSLDFMVDGHSIISAWNDGKIRVFAPESGRLMLIVHNAHRMGVTAIAGTRDCKRIVSGGGEGQVRVWELQPHGHRLLETMKEHKATINCIKIKSDDKECVTASSDGACIIWDLVRFASLQMVIANTLFRTVCYHPEEYQIITSGTDRKVFYWDVYDGSAIRELEGSLSGAINGMHITQDGKHFVTGGDDKLVKVWDYMEGAVTHTGIAHGGSITSIKVCSNNRTLVSTSADGAILRWRFPHPSSS; the protein is encoded by the exons ATGGCTCTTGAAACACAGGGAGTGCCTCAACTTGAACTGGAGGCTGTTATTGGGTTCAACG GGCATGTGTTTTCTGGCCTGAGAGTCCATCCAGACAGAGAGCATCTAATCTATCCTCTGGGATGCACAGTCATTCTAAAGAGAATCAAAGATGACAAACAAGAGTTCCTGCATGGACACACAAACAATGTATCCTGCGTTTCAGTGTCCAAAAGTGGAATATATATTGCCTCTGGACAGGTCAACTTCATGGGCTTTCAG GCTATGGTTATCATCTGGGACTATGCTCAGCGAACAATCTATGCCCAGCTGCTGCTCCACAAGGCAAAGGTAGAGGCACTGGCCTTCTCTCCCAACGACAAGTACCTGGTGTCCCTTGGAGGTCAGGATGATGGCAG CATTGTGGTATGGGATATTGAGACCAAGCAGGCCATCTGTGGGAGCCCAGCTTCACCACACAGTGCTGGTCACTGCCTCACTGTGCAGTACTCTAACACAAACGACAATATCTTTGTTTCTGCTGGGAG CGGAACATTGCGTGTCTGGGAGCTGGACCTCCCCAATAGGAAGATCAGGCCCACCGAGTGTCAGACAGGCAAGCTGAAAAGGATTGTGAAATGTATAGAG ATCCCAGAGGACGATAAATTCATTTTCTGTGGCACCACCAGTGGAGACATAATGAAAATCAACCTGAAGACAGGGCTTCTGAGTGACTATGGTCCAGTTAAAGCAAAATACAGCCTG GGTGTCAGTGTCATAAGGATACTGAAGTCTGGGGACCTGCTTGTAGGCTCTGGATCTGGCACCTTCACTCTGTGTTCCAGGACTAACTTCAAAACTCTTAA GAAAGTCCAGCTGGAAAAGGGGGTGACCTCCATCGCTATAAGAGGGGAGGGCCAGCAGTTCTTTGTTGGAACGGAGGCTGCTCAGATGTACCGCTTCAGTTATGAGAACTTCAAATCAGAACTCATTTCCACCAGCCACAATAGTGCTGTCAAGGACGTAGCCATATCTTT tGGAACGTCGGAATTGTTTGCAACCTGCTCTGAGGAGGACATCAGGTTGTGGCACATAGACAAGCCCAAAGAGCTGCTGCGCATCACTGTACCCAACATGACCTGCAATTCCCTGGACTTCATGGTTGACGGACATAGCATCATCAGTG CATGGAATGATGGTAAGATTCGTGTGTTTGCGCCAGAAAGTGGCCGGCTCATGCTCATCGTTCACAATGCACACAGAATGGGTGTGACAGCCATCGCTGGCACCAGGGACTGCAAGAGGATCGTCagtggagggggggaggggcag GTGCGTGTTTGGGAGCTGCAGCCACATGGCCATCGGCTGCTGGAGACCATGAAAGAGCACAAAGCCACCATCAATTGTATCAAAATCAAGAGTGACGACAAAGAGTGTGTCACTGCCAGCTCTGATGGTGCCTGCATCATCTGGGACTTAGT GCGATTTGCAAGTCTTCAAATGGTGATTGCCAACACACTGTTCCGGACGGTGTGCTACCACCCAGAAGAATACCAGATCATTACCAGTGGCACTGACAGAAAG GTATTCTACTGGGATGTGTACGACGGATCTGCCATTAGAGAACTGGAAGGCTCGCTATCTGGGGCCATCAATGGCATGCACATCACACAGGATGGCAAACACTTTGTGACAG GTGGAGATGACAAGCTGGTGAAGGTGTGGGACTACATGGAAGGTGCAGTGACCCACACAGGAATAGCTCATGGCGGCAGTATCACCAGCATCAAGGTCTGCTCCAACAACCGCACCTTAGTCAGCACCAGCGCAGATGGAGCCATTCTTCGATGGCGGTTCCCTCACCCCTCTTCCTCTTAA